In Micromonospora ferruginea, the sequence GATCGACCCGACCACCGTCCGGGACGTCGCGTGAGGCTGGTCTTCACTGCGACAGCGTGGAGCCAGTACCTTAGCCACACGGACCGAAAGCTGGTCAGGCGCATCAATGACCTGATCGCGGACGTGATGCGCAACGGATACGAGGGCATCGGCAAGCCAGAGCCTCTCCGGGGAGAGCTGTCCGGCTTCTGGTCCCGACGGATCGACCGTGAACACCGGCTGGTGTATCGGATCTCCAAGGAAGACGTCGAGATCATCGCCTGCCGCTACCACTACGGCGACCGGTAGCGAAAACATAGGCCGGCGGCATCGGGACAGAAGCCTGACCAGGACCGCCGGCCGAGGTACGCCATCGACCTGTCGCCCGCGACCTGGTGAGCCACCTCGCCCGGTATCCGGATGCTCCGGCGACGGTGGTCCGGCTCGCCGGCGCCCTCGGGATCCGCGGGGCCTGACCAGGCGGCCGGAATATCGGCCGCATCGCCTGTCACGGCGGGGAACCGGGCGAAAATCTGTCGCGCCCGTGCCTTAATCTCAGCGCACGACCCCTATCGAGGGGCCTTGATGCACGGGGAGTGCAAATGAAGCCTTGGCGCCTTCGCGCGCTTGTCACGACCGTGGCCACCGCCGCGGTCGCTCTGTCGATCACGGCTCCGGCCGGCGCCGCCACCGCGGCCACGCCGGTTCTGGAGGTCACGTCGATCGCCTTCGACCGCACCCAGGTCGACGTCACGCAGGACTACGCCAGTGTCGCTCTGACCTGGACGATCACCGACCGGGCCACCAAGGCCCGGAAGATCAACGGTGCGGTCGAGCTGCGCCAGTTCGCCGGCGACCAGCAGGTCGGCCAGCCACGGACGGTCAGCTACGACCTGGACTGGGGCGCCGAGGTCCATGGCTCGGGGACGGCGCAGGAGTCCACCTACAGCTTCGACTTCGTCGTGCCGCGCTATTCCTCGGCGGCGGAGACGGTCTGGCGGGTCACCAAGGTGACCATCGCCGACGACGTCGCCCACGCCCGGACGGTGCGTGACCCGGGTCCGGCGGCGCTCGCCGTGACCCAGCTCGTCGACACCGAGGGGCCGGTCGCCGAGCAGCTCTACCTCGACTTCGGCCAGCCGCGCGAGGTCTACGACGACGGTTCCGGGGTGACGTTGCGCTACCGGACGCAGCTCACCGACGAGAGCGGCTTCAAGCGGGGGAAGCTCACCCTCGCCGGGCCGGGTGGCGTGCGGTTGAGTTCCACCTTCCAGCTCGTCCAGAGCGGTTCGCAGTGGTCGTGCAACGGCGACGTGTCATACGACCCGACCTGGGTGGGGTGCACGGTCCCGATCGCCGTGCCGGCCGGCTCGGCGTCCGGCACCTGGCGGGTGGCGCGGGT encodes:
- a CDS encoding Txe/YoeB family addiction module toxin yields the protein MRLVFTATAWSQYLSHTDRKLVRRINDLIADVMRNGYEGIGKPEPLRGELSGFWSRRIDREHRLVYRISKEDVEIIACRYHYGDR
- a CDS encoding Ig-like domain repeat protein; its protein translation is MKPWRLRALVTTVATAAVALSITAPAGAATAATPVLEVTSIAFDRTQVDVTQDYASVALTWTITDRATKARKINGAVELRQFAGDQQVGQPRTVSYDLDWGAEVHGSGTAQESTYSFDFVVPRYSSAAETVWRVTKVTIADDVAHARTVRDPGPAALAVTQLVDTEGPVAEQLYLDFGQPREVYDDGSGVTLRYRTQLTDESGFKRGKLTLAGPGGVRLSSTFQLVQSGSQWSCNGDVSYDPTWVGCTVPIAVPAGSASGTWRVARVDLTDLWGNTRTITSPEGPAPVQVTRNDVVSATDFALTESQVNNWRKPASTALTFTPHGAVRGLASVDLDLSRCSQPSHTPVVRADGSISVEIVLQSSWVSSCEINGVKLTDGAGNIALYGTTYGASDLGLTVARVPDEKTPVVLSAKLSKETWTSQETEDAWGLGFDVTVEVDDFAPISGYSATIYDSEGVSRGGMYGGQSDDGTGVFHLAVSTGRLAPGRYTIGFSLTDEAGNSSSWSYPNNAGNPIPTGPLVLTVVAD